TCATTGAAACCCGCGTAGGCGGGTTTAGTTTGTGTAGTTGCGATTTCCAATCGTCAAGGCATCTAAGGTAAAAACCTATCCAAAGCCGCTTTAAGTTGTTCAATTTCAACTTCAATATTGCCCTCTTTTGCGGCTCTGGCAACACACTCTGTTAAATGTTCATCCAGAACAATTCTTGCCACCCGATCAAGTGCTCCCCGCACTGCGGCAATTTGTAGTAACACATCAGGACAAGGGCTACTTTGCTGCACCATTGTTTTAATGCCACGAACGTGTCCTTCTATACGCGAAAGCCGATTGACTATTCGCCGCAAAGATTCTTCGCTATGAACATGAGGATGAACCGACTCTTCATTGTTATGAATATGCTGTGTATTGTCTTTGTCTGTATCCTCAAAGAGTAAATCCTGATTGTGTTTAGAAGTAGGTAAGGACTGTTTTGTTAATCGGTTCGAGCCATTCATAGGTTTTTATATAGGTGCTGCCAGTAAATAAGATCCTAGCCTAGAGGAGAGAGGAGGGGGTGAGGGGAGGTGGGGAGATGGGAAGAACACTAATATTTCTGATAATTTAGTAAATAAAATGATAAATAACTTACGTAATACCTGATTTGGAGGATGAGGGCGAGAGAGTGAAACCTGGAGCAATAAGCGAACGTCACTGGACAGTGATTCTCCTCAAATCTGCAAAAATAGCTATAGAGAGATTCACGATTAAGCAACAATTAGGCTGAAACATTAGGTTGTGGTTATGCGATCCAAACTACCCCGGTCAATACGCCAACTAAGTACTCATGTGCTAGCCGTGATTCTAGGAGTTGTGCTCACTGTTAGCACCTTGCGAGTGTCACCCTCTCAAGCAGAACCAGCGCCATCTGTCACTGCTGATTCACCACAACTTGTTGCCCAGAGGCAATCACCAGCTACTGCTGCTATTGGTAGTACCAGCTTTGTCACCGCAGCGGTGAATCGCGTTGGACCAGCAGTCGTTAGGATTGACACTGAACGCACAATTACCAGACGTGCTGCCGATCCTTTCTTTGATGACCCCTTTTTCCGGCAGTTTTTTGGTAACGGTTATTCCCAGCAGTTGCCTCCTGAACAATTACGCGGTCTTGGTTCTGGCTTCATTATTGACAAGAGTGGGTTAATTCTGACTAATGCCCATGTGGTTGATAAGGCTGATAAGGTAACAGTTCGCCTCAAGGATGGACGTAGCTTTGAAGGCAAGGTACAAGGCGTTGATGAAGTCACTGATTTAGCAGTCGTCAAAATTAACGCTGGTGGGGATTTACCAGTCGCACCCTTAGGTTCTTCAACGAGTGTACAGGTGGGTGACTGGGCGATCGCAGTCGGGAACCCCTTAGGATTGGATAACACCGTGACTTTGGGGATTGTCAGCACCCTCAGACGTTCCAGCGCCGAAGTTCGTATTCCCGACAAGCGCTTGGACTTCATTCAAACTGACGCCGCTATCAACCCTGGTAACTCTGGTGGACCACTCTTGAATGCTCAAGGCGAAGTGATTGGGATTAACACAGCCATTCGTGGTGACGCAATGGGTATTGGGTTTGCTATTCCCATCGATAAAGCCAAAACAGTCGCAGTCAAACTAGAACGAGGAGAAACAATTGCTCACCCATTCATAGGTGTGCAAATGGAAGAGTTAACGCCCGAAATGGCAAGGCAGTTTAACTCTAACCCTAATTCTCCTATTCAGTTGCCAGAAATGAATGGCATTTTGGTTAGGCAAGTGGTTCCCAACTCACCTGCTGCTGCTGCGGGAATACGTCCGGGAGATGTGATTGTTCAAGTTGATGGACAATCGATTACTAAGGGCGCACAGTTGCTTGATATCGTAGAAAATAGTCGTGTCGGTCAGGAATTGCAGTTGAAAGTGCAAAGAGGGAACCGGACACAACAGCTATCGGTACGCACAGCGCAAATGCAAAATGCCTCGTAACAATCTTAAATTTTGATAAATTTTGATAAAAACCCGGCTTCTTCAAAAAGCCGGGTTTGTTTTTGGTTAATGTCTTTTTGTGGTCAGAAACTGACGCAAACTCAGCAAATTTAGAGTTTGTCCCAGCGACAGGGGTAAAAGTGACACTCCCTCTAGACGAGACTGCACCCAACCTTCTCCCCAATACCATTCGTGAAAGCCGTCTATTCCTTGACTCAATAACAAGCGTAAGCAGTTGGGACGCGCCACATCTACTTGATGATGAATCGAGACTGGTCCGATCCGGGTAGTAAACTCGAATCCATGATGCAGTTCTTCTGGCATTCCGGTAGCAAAGCGACCTGTGGGGAGCCATTTTTCTAGTTCTCTAGGACGCAGCAGACTGTCATGAATTGCAGTGAGGGATGCATCCACTTCTATGCGTAGTTGGCTTTGTTGAAAATTACCTAGCATTTTTGATAGTTGGTAGTTGGTAGTTGATAGTTGGTAGTTGATAGTTGGTAGTTGATAGTTGGTAGTTGATAGTTGGTAGTTGATAAGTAAGTCGGTGTAAATAATTAAAGGTATGTAGTAAGCGCTTACTACCAGCGAGTTTCCACCCTTTACTTTTCTTTACAAAGTTGAATTTTTTCTCCCCTACTTACTTAGTTGTTCCACTTGCCATTTACTACTAACCACTACCCACTAACAAATGACAAATAACAAATATTAAATATTTGACACTCCCATGCATTTTACACAAGGGATTCTTAGTTCTAGCCAATATCCCGTAAGGGATATGTATTCACTAAGTGACCGCTACTCATTTCTGATTCACGGAGAGTAGGTGTACAGTATACTGTTCCCCTACTCTGCGGAGTGCCAAGCACCGCATAACCTGAATCGACACTTTCCATTGCAGATAGTGGTTCTTTTAAATTCAGGTCACAAGTAAAACCTACCCAGCGAGCTAAATTCACAGCAGCATTATGGTCTGCATGATGATAATGTCCATTTGGACAGTTAAAATCATGCTTCTTTCTATCACCTAGGGTTCCACAAGTTGAACAAGTTTTTGATGTGTAGGCAGCAGGAACTTTAATGACTTTGCGTCCTACCATCTCAATTTTGTATATCAACTTCTGCTCTAGAGAACAGAAGCAATGGCTATCCCAATCACCTAGATCAGTCATAGTCTTTCCAGATAGGTTGGTAGTCTTGAGACATCCTTTCAGGTCTTCTAAAACAACATCCGCATCTAGAAATTGGGTGAATCTAACGATTCTACGACTGATAGTGTGGTTAACCGCCTCAAGCCATCTATGCTCTTTTGTTTCTTGTTTCTTCAATGCTCTAAACTTCTTTGCTTGCAGTAGAGACTTCCTACGCTGTTGGTAGTATCTTCTACGATGCTTGGCACAAAGCCCAGAGAAAAAGATGGCAAAACCTCTAGATGATGCTGCGACTGCTAAATTATTCTGCCCTCTATCAACACCTATTCTGTTTTGTGATTGTACTTCTGGAACTTCCAAAGTAACGCTCATATAGGCATACCAGGCATTGCGCTTGTAGAGTAGCCTGATGCAACCTTTGTCACACTGATTAGCTAGTACTTTCTCTAGTACAGTTTGCCAGTGTGGGGAAGCAACTTCTACGGGAACTCGCTTAACACCTTTAATGGTAGGAAAACTCAGACTGTATGTATCGCCTACTTTGTGTAGGCTCCAATTCTGCTTGTTGATTTCAATAGGTAGCTTTGTGTAATTTTTAACTTCTCTACCAGTAGCAGAAATGGTATGCCGAATAGTTTGATTGCTGAGTGCAGAGGCAAGCGTGCTACTGATCTTTGCTGTTGTTATTTTACGCCGTTCCATATAGGGAAGAGATAGCAATTTGTTTGCCAGACAGATATTTTCTTGTTCCATCTGGGCAAACATCTCTGCTTTCACCCTATTTAAGTTGACAAACTTCAGCTTAATTGTTAGCTTCACTTGCTTCATGGCATCATTCTAACTCAATCATTACACACCTGTTTAAGTTAAGTTTTGTTATACTAGGATAACTATCATTCCCAGGCATAAAAGCAGGGAATCTCAGTAAGACATTATTGATAAGGGTTTTTCATGGCGGATCAATTAATTCGCGCCACAGCAGCTGAAGGCGGAATTCGTGCAGTCGGTGCAATTACCACACGCTTAACAGAAGAAGCAAGGGCTAGACATAAGCTTTCCTACGTGGCAACGGCTGCCTTAGGTCGAACTATGACAGCAGGCTTATTGATGGCTTCTAGTATGAAGCGATCTGGGTCTAGAGTCAACATCCGGGTGAAAGGCGATGGACCTTTGGGTGGTCTATTGATAGATGCAGGGCTAGATGGGACAGTACGCGGCTACGTAGAAAATCCATCTGTGGAACTGCCTCCCAATAACATAGGTAAGCTAGACGTTGGTGGTGCAGTTGGGGAAGGGTTTCTTTACGTTGTACGCGATGTTGGGTACGGCTACCCTTACTCCAGTACGGTAGAACTCGTTTCTGGTGAAATTGGCGATGATGTGGCGCATTACCTGATCACTTCCGAACAAACTCCTTCGGCTGTGGTTTTAGGCGTGTTTGTCGGAGCAAGCGGGGTAACGGCTGCAGGAGGGTTACTAGTGCAAGTGATGCCTAAAGCCGCGAGAGACGAAGCTCTAGTAGAAACTTTGGAATCACGGGTCGCCGCATTATCAGGGTTTACACCTTTGTTGCAAGCGGGTAAATGCTTGACAGACATCTTTCAAGACTTGCTGGGAGATATGGGGCTTGTTGTGTTTCCCGAAACCCAAATCCTACGTTTCCACTGTCGATGTTCCTTTGACCGGGTACTAGGAGCACTCAAAATGTTAGGTGAAGCAGAACTGGAAGACATGATTGTCAAAGATAATGGCGCTGAGGCAACGTGCGATTTTTGCGGTACAGTATATCAGGCAAGCAGAGATGATTTGTCTCAACTTATTGTCGATTTGCAAGCAGAGGCTTCGGCAAGGGTCTAAAGTAAAAAAAAGAATTTTAATTTTGGGAATACATGGTATCTGTGGAGGAAATATGATTGTGTAAGAAGTAGCTTTTTCAATTATGAGAAAGTTACTATGGCAAGGACAAAAGTTTGGAGCTATAACAGATCGCTATTCTATTATTTTGGTGTGAGAAATGACAGAGCGGGACATACCAGAAAGTTGGTTACCAAGTAGCCCAAAAGAGCCAGATAATATGACTAGAACATCCCGAGAGCAACAAGTTAGTGAAACTCATGCGTCTGGTGTCCAAGCGAGTGGTTCTACTTTCAAGTCTGTGAAACGCTCAAAACCAACTGATTCTGAAGAAATATCTATAGATAACCAGCCAAAAGAAACAGTATCACTCAGTACAAGTTCTTGGAAATTGCCCAAATGGACAAAAAGCTGGGTGTTGTGGACGTTATTGTTGGCGTTGGTGCCTGGCGCAATAGCCTTCGTTTCAACAGCAATGTTACTCAAGCTGCCATCTGCGCCAAACTGTCCATCGATTTTC
The sequence above is a segment of the Mastigocladopsis repens PCC 10914 genome. Coding sequences within it:
- a CDS encoding RNA-guided endonuclease TnpB family protein: MKQVKLTIKLKFVNLNRVKAEMFAQMEQENICLANKLLSLPYMERRKITTAKISSTLASALSNQTIRHTISATGREVKNYTKLPIEINKQNWSLHKVGDTYSLSFPTIKGVKRVPVEVASPHWQTVLEKVLANQCDKGCIRLLYKRNAWYAYMSVTLEVPEVQSQNRIGVDRGQNNLAVAASSRGFAIFFSGLCAKHRRRYYQQRRKSLLQAKKFRALKKQETKEHRWLEAVNHTISRRIVRFTQFLDADVVLEDLKGCLKTTNLSGKTMTDLGDWDSHCFCSLEQKLIYKIEMVGRKVIKVPAAYTSKTCSTCGTLGDRKKHDFNCPNGHYHHADHNAAVNLARWVGFTCDLNLKEPLSAMESVDSGYAVLGTPQSRGTVYCTPTLRESEMSSGHLVNTYPLRDIG
- a CDS encoding metal-sensing transcriptional repressor, with amino-acid sequence MNGSNRLTKQSLPTSKHNQDLLFEDTDKDNTQHIHNNEESVHPHVHSEESLRRIVNRLSRIEGHVRGIKTMVQQSSPCPDVLLQIAAVRGALDRVARIVLDEHLTECVARAAKEGNIEVEIEQLKAALDRFLP
- a CDS encoding HhoA/HhoB/HtrA family serine endopeptidase, whose amino-acid sequence is MRSKLPRSIRQLSTHVLAVILGVVLTVSTLRVSPSQAEPAPSVTADSPQLVAQRQSPATAAIGSTSFVTAAVNRVGPAVVRIDTERTITRRAADPFFDDPFFRQFFGNGYSQQLPPEQLRGLGSGFIIDKSGLILTNAHVVDKADKVTVRLKDGRSFEGKVQGVDEVTDLAVVKINAGGDLPVAPLGSSTSVQVGDWAIAVGNPLGLDNTVTLGIVSTLRRSSAEVRIPDKRLDFIQTDAAINPGNSGGPLLNAQGEVIGINTAIRGDAMGIGFAIPIDKAKTVAVKLERGETIAHPFIGVQMEELTPEMARQFNSNPNSPIQLPEMNGILVRQVVPNSPAAAAGIRPGDVIVQVDGQSITKGAQLLDIVENSRVGQELQLKVQRGNRTQQLSVRTAQMQNAS
- the hslO gene encoding Hsp33 family molecular chaperone HslO, with amino-acid sequence MADQLIRATAAEGGIRAVGAITTRLTEEARARHKLSYVATAALGRTMTAGLLMASSMKRSGSRVNIRVKGDGPLGGLLIDAGLDGTVRGYVENPSVELPPNNIGKLDVGGAVGEGFLYVVRDVGYGYPYSSTVELVSGEIGDDVAHYLITSEQTPSAVVLGVFVGASGVTAAGGLLVQVMPKAARDEALVETLESRVAALSGFTPLLQAGKCLTDIFQDLLGDMGLVVFPETQILRFHCRCSFDRVLGALKMLGEAELEDMIVKDNGAEATCDFCGTVYQASRDDLSQLIVDLQAEASARV